One Actinospica robiniae DSM 44927 genomic region harbors:
- a CDS encoding MDR family MFS transporter, whose product MSEAISPPQAAEQKVLTHRQIMVIFSGLMLALLLAALDQTIVSTALLTIVNELNPRNGSGEMPWVVTAYMLASTAVAPIYGKLADLFGPKKIFIFSIVLFLAGSALCGMSQNMVELIAFRALQGLGGGGLMALVFTIIGQVVTPAERGKYQGYFTATFMFAMVIGPLIGGFFTDRSTLFGISGWRWIFYVNLPIGAVALVVISAVLHVRPSQVKHKIDYFGAALITAAACGLLLATQLGANGQEPWGSWQVISLFAAGLVLTVFFVVWESKFASEPIIPMHLFRNSVFRVSNAMALVVGITMMGSLIYLSVYLQFVVGYSPTGAGLAILPMMLGVGPTSMIAGITISKVGKYKIFPIFGTGISVIGMYLMSRLGVHTSATERGVYMFVLGVGLGMVMPVLTLAVQNALPLKDIGTGTSSNLFFRNMGSSFGTAIFGAILSNRLVAYTHRDLPQMNSGSTGGGTSLSRAQLVQESHGDQHIIDTVLRDFTSAMSVVFVSAAAIMVIAFVLSFFLKQVELRSAKGGAGKAPAKTEDLAPAVH is encoded by the coding sequence ATGTCAGAAGCGATATCCCCGCCCCAGGCGGCCGAGCAGAAGGTGCTGACGCATCGCCAGATCATGGTGATCTTCAGCGGCCTGATGCTCGCGCTGCTGCTGGCCGCACTCGACCAGACCATCGTCTCGACGGCGCTGCTCACGATCGTCAACGAGCTCAACCCGCGCAACGGCTCGGGCGAGATGCCCTGGGTCGTGACCGCCTACATGCTCGCCTCCACCGCGGTGGCGCCGATCTACGGCAAGCTGGCCGACCTGTTCGGCCCGAAGAAGATCTTCATCTTCTCGATCGTGCTGTTCCTGGCCGGCTCCGCGCTGTGCGGCATGTCCCAGAACATGGTCGAGCTGATCGCGTTCCGCGCGCTGCAGGGCCTCGGCGGCGGTGGCCTGATGGCGCTGGTGTTCACCATCATCGGACAGGTCGTCACCCCGGCCGAGCGGGGCAAGTACCAGGGCTACTTCACCGCGACCTTCATGTTCGCGATGGTGATCGGCCCGCTGATCGGCGGCTTCTTCACCGACCGCTCCACCCTGTTCGGGATCAGCGGCTGGCGCTGGATCTTCTACGTGAACCTGCCCATCGGCGCGGTCGCCCTGGTGGTGATCTCGGCGGTGCTGCACGTGCGGCCGTCGCAGGTCAAGCACAAGATCGACTACTTCGGCGCGGCGCTGATCACGGCCGCGGCGTGCGGTCTGCTGCTGGCCACCCAGCTCGGTGCGAACGGCCAGGAGCCGTGGGGCTCGTGGCAGGTCATCTCGCTGTTCGCGGCCGGCCTCGTGCTCACCGTCTTCTTCGTGGTGTGGGAGTCGAAGTTCGCCAGCGAGCCGATCATCCCGATGCACCTGTTCCGCAACTCGGTCTTCCGGGTGTCCAACGCCATGGCGCTGGTGGTCGGCATCACGATGATGGGATCGCTGATCTACCTCAGCGTCTACCTGCAGTTCGTGGTGGGCTACTCGCCGACCGGCGCGGGCCTGGCGATCCTGCCGATGATGCTGGGCGTGGGCCCGACCTCGATGATCGCCGGTATCACCATCTCGAAGGTCGGCAAGTACAAGATCTTCCCGATCTTCGGCACCGGCATCTCGGTGATCGGCATGTACCTGATGTCCCGGCTGGGCGTGCACACCTCGGCCACCGAGCGCGGCGTGTACATGTTCGTGCTCGGCGTCGGCCTCGGCATGGTGATGCCGGTGCTGACCCTGGCGGTGCAGAACGCACTGCCGCTCAAGGACATCGGCACGGGCACCTCGAGCAACCTGTTCTTCCGGAACATGGGCAGCTCGTTCGGCACCGCGATCTTCGGTGCCATCCTGAGCAACCGGCTCGTGGCCTACACCCACCGCGACCTGCCGCAGATGAACTCGGGCAGCACGGGCGGCGGCACCAGCCTGAGCCGGGCTCAGCTGGTGCAGGAGAGCCACGGCGACCAGCACATCATCGACACGGTTCTGCGCGACTTCACCAGCGCCATGTCGGTGGTGTTCGTCAGCGCTGCGGCGATCATGGTCATCGCCTTCGTGCTCAGCTTCTTCCTCAAGCAGGTGGAGCTGCGCTCGGCGAAGGGCGGCGCGGGCAAGGCCCCGGCCAAGACCGAGGACCTGGCGCCCGCGGTGCACTGA
- the msrA gene encoding peptide-methionine (S)-S-oxide reductase MsrA translates to MFGNPFKNHLPTAEEALPGRPARPFRLAGTHTVLGTQIQGTPEGYEEAVFGFGCFWGAERKFWWHDDVYATAVGYAGGSTPNPTYEEVCSGRTGHAEVVRVVYDPQEVSYESLLKLFWESHNPTQGNRQGNDAGTQYRSIIQYTTPAQQAAAGASRDAYQQVLTAAGHRGITTTIEPATEFYYAEDYHQQYLSDAKNPDGYCGLGGTGVACPVGLATAES, encoded by the coding sequence ATCTTCGGCAACCCCTTCAAGAACCACCTGCCGACGGCCGAGGAGGCCCTCCCCGGCCGCCCCGCGCGCCCGTTCCGCCTCGCCGGAACCCACACCGTCCTCGGCACGCAGATCCAGGGCACTCCCGAAGGCTACGAGGAGGCCGTCTTCGGCTTCGGCTGCTTCTGGGGCGCCGAGCGCAAGTTCTGGTGGCACGACGACGTCTACGCCACCGCCGTCGGCTACGCCGGCGGCAGCACCCCGAACCCCACCTACGAAGAGGTGTGCAGCGGCCGCACCGGCCACGCCGAAGTCGTCCGCGTCGTCTACGACCCCCAGGAAGTGAGCTACGAGAGCCTGCTCAAGCTGTTCTGGGAGTCCCACAACCCGACCCAGGGCAACCGCCAGGGCAACGACGCAGGCACCCAGTACCGCTCGATCATCCAGTACACGACCCCCGCCCAGCAGGCCGCCGCCGGAGCCAGCCGCGACGCCTACCAGCAGGTCCTCACCGCCGCCGGCCACCGCGGCATCACCACCACGATCGAGCCCGCCACGGAGTTCTACTACGCCGAGGACTACCACCAGCAGTACCTCAGCGACGCGAAGAACCCCGACGGCTACTGCGGCCTCGGCGGCACCGGCGTGGCCTGCCCAGTCGGCCTCGCGACGGCGGAGAGCTGA
- the fdxA gene encoding ferredoxin encodes MTYVIALPCVDVKDKACIEECPVDCIYEGERSLYIHPDECVDCGACEPVCPVEAIFYEDDTPDQWKDFYKANVEFFEDLGSPGGASKLGQIAKDHPIVAALPPQGEGH; translated from the coding sequence GTGACCTACGTCATCGCGCTGCCGTGCGTGGATGTGAAGGACAAGGCCTGCATCGAGGAGTGCCCGGTCGACTGCATCTACGAGGGCGAGCGCTCCTTGTACATCCACCCGGACGAATGCGTCGACTGCGGTGCCTGCGAGCCGGTATGCCCCGTCGAGGCCATCTTCTACGAGGACGACACGCCCGACCAGTGGAAGGACTTCTACAAGGCGAACGTGGAGTTCTTCGAGGACCTCGGCTCGCCGGGCGGCGCCTCGAAGCTCGGCCAGATCGCCAAGGACCACCCGATCGTCGCCGCGCTGCCGCCGCAGGGCGAAGGCCACTGA
- a CDS encoding MarR family winged helix-turn-helix transcriptional regulator: protein MMSEKISQDDAVAMLTSVGGIMRSIKHLYAEHEGIDHGAAVVLSMLYRLGPVRPSDIAQACGLDMSTVSRYARTQEEAGRVAKVADPADRRAHRLALTDAGIEHVDGLWRARIENFRDLIGHWSPQDAQTLTTLARRLAADLGQEHPIEMPDLEQVRAAHKAALAETLPKGA, encoded by the coding sequence ATGATGAGCGAGAAGATCTCTCAGGACGACGCGGTGGCGATGCTCACCTCGGTCGGCGGGATCATGCGCTCGATCAAGCACCTCTACGCGGAACACGAGGGCATCGACCACGGAGCGGCCGTCGTCCTGAGCATGCTCTACCGGCTCGGCCCGGTACGGCCGTCCGACATCGCGCAGGCCTGCGGCCTCGACATGTCGACGGTCAGCCGCTACGCCCGCACGCAGGAGGAGGCCGGCCGGGTGGCCAAGGTCGCCGACCCGGCGGACCGGCGGGCACACCGGCTCGCGCTGACCGACGCGGGCATCGAGCACGTGGACGGACTCTGGCGGGCCCGGATCGAGAACTTCCGCGACCTCATCGGGCACTGGAGCCCGCAGGACGCGCAGACACTGACCACACTCGCCCGCCGGCTGGCGGCCGATCTGGGCCAGGAGCATCCGATCGAGATGCCGGACCTGGAACAAGTGAGAGCGGCGCACAAGGCCGCGCTCGCCGAGACCTTGCCTAAGGGGGCATGA
- a CDS encoding 2,3,4,5-tetrahydropyridine-2,6-dicarboxylate N-succinyltransferase, whose translation MTVPESSPVFTSPLPAVIDELWERRAELSTADADARAEIVKAVDLLDTGAARVAFVDPATDEVVVDERAKRAILLTFKVLEMTEAKVGEFYQHDKMPLKTTFDGVRVVPGAVARWGSYCAPGTILMPSFVNIGGYVDSGTMVDTWATVGSCAQIGKNVHLAGGVGIGGVLEPPNAKPVVIEDGAMIFSRCMIIEGARVGKGSVVGAGTILSASIPVIDAETGEEISRGHVPDYCVAVGGTRMKKFNGGEFGLPCVLVLKRLEEGKAHDKARLNDILRDNGLATG comes from the coding sequence ATGACCGTGCCTGAATCGTCTCCCGTGTTCACCTCCCCCCTCCCCGCCGTCATCGACGAGCTCTGGGAGCGCAGAGCCGAGCTCTCGACCGCCGACGCCGACGCCCGTGCCGAGATCGTCAAGGCCGTCGACCTGCTCGACACCGGCGCGGCCCGGGTCGCCTTCGTCGACCCCGCGACCGACGAGGTGGTGGTGGACGAGCGGGCCAAGCGGGCGATCCTGCTCACCTTCAAGGTGCTCGAGATGACCGAGGCCAAGGTCGGCGAGTTCTACCAGCACGACAAGATGCCGCTCAAGACCACCTTCGACGGCGTGCGCGTGGTGCCCGGCGCGGTCGCCCGCTGGGGCAGCTACTGCGCGCCCGGCACGATCCTGATGCCCTCGTTCGTCAACATCGGCGGCTACGTGGACAGCGGCACGATGGTCGACACCTGGGCCACCGTCGGCTCCTGCGCCCAGATCGGCAAGAACGTGCACCTGGCCGGCGGCGTGGGCATCGGCGGCGTGCTCGAGCCGCCGAACGCCAAGCCGGTGGTGATCGAGGACGGCGCGATGATCTTCTCCCGCTGCATGATCATCGAGGGCGCCCGGGTGGGCAAGGGCTCCGTGGTCGGCGCCGGCACCATCCTGTCCGCCTCGATCCCGGTGATCGACGCCGAGACCGGCGAGGAGATCAGCCGCGGCCACGTGCCCGACTACTGCGTCGCGGTCGGCGGCACCCGGATGAAGAAGTTCAACGGCGGCGAGTTCGGCCTGCCCTGCGTGCTGGTGCTCAAGCGCCTCGAGGAGGGCAAGGCGCACGACAAGGCCAGGCTCAACGACATCCTGCGCGACAACGGCCTGGCGACGGGCTGA
- the ilvA gene encoding threonine ammonia-lyase: MRNPVTLDEIQAARKLLAQITRPTPLAWSRPLSEQVGGEVYFKCENLQRAGSFKVRGAYVRIHNLPADERSRGVVAASAGNHAQGVALAATLHEIPSTVFMPEGAPLPKVAATESYGATVRFAGSTVDEALVAARAHAVETGAAFIHPFDHPDIIAGQGTVALEILEQLPDVRTVLLGLGGGGLLSGVALALKALRPEVRVIGVQAATASSWTASLAAGHPTSISGMSTMADGIAVGRPGDLTFRLVRELGAQVRTVSEESISRALLLLLERNKLMVEPAGVVGVSALLEAQEEYETPAVAVLSGGNVDPLLLLRLIRHGLSAAGRFLSLRLRVLDRPGALAHILGEIAAADANVVDVEHGRMAPRLGIGEVEIGLTVETRGPAHAANVMGRLRSAGYPIVSSE, encoded by the coding sequence GTGCGTAACCCCGTCACGCTCGATGAGATCCAGGCCGCGCGCAAACTGCTGGCCCAGATCACCCGGCCCACACCGCTGGCCTGGTCCCGGCCGCTGTCCGAACAGGTCGGCGGCGAGGTCTACTTCAAGTGCGAGAACCTGCAGCGCGCCGGCTCGTTCAAGGTGCGCGGCGCCTATGTCCGCATCCACAACCTGCCCGCGGACGAGCGGTCCCGCGGCGTGGTCGCGGCCAGCGCCGGCAACCACGCCCAGGGCGTCGCGCTCGCCGCCACTCTGCACGAGATCCCGTCCACCGTCTTCATGCCGGAGGGGGCGCCGCTGCCGAAGGTGGCCGCCACCGAGTCCTACGGCGCCACGGTCCGGTTCGCCGGCTCCACCGTGGACGAGGCCCTCGTCGCCGCGCGGGCGCACGCCGTCGAGACCGGCGCGGCGTTCATCCACCCGTTCGACCACCCCGACATCATCGCCGGACAGGGCACCGTCGCCCTCGAGATCCTCGAGCAGCTGCCCGACGTGCGAACGGTGCTGCTCGGGCTCGGCGGCGGCGGGCTGCTCTCGGGAGTGGCGCTGGCCCTCAAGGCCCTGCGACCCGAGGTGCGGGTGATCGGCGTGCAGGCCGCCACCGCCTCCTCGTGGACGGCCTCGCTCGCGGCCGGGCATCCCACTTCGATCTCCGGCATGTCGACCATGGCCGACGGCATCGCCGTCGGACGGCCGGGCGACCTGACCTTCCGCCTCGTGCGCGAACTCGGCGCGCAGGTGCGCACCGTCTCCGAGGAGTCGATCTCGCGCGCCCTGCTGCTTCTGCTGGAACGCAACAAGCTCATGGTCGAGCCGGCCGGCGTGGTGGGCGTCTCCGCGTTGCTCGAGGCGCAGGAGGAGTACGAGACGCCCGCGGTGGCCGTGCTCTCCGGCGGCAACGTGGACCCGCTGCTGCTGCTCCGGCTGATCCGGCACGGCCTCTCCGCCGCCGGGCGCTTCCTGTCGCTGCGGCTGCGCGTGCTAGACCGGCCCGGCGCGCTCGCCCACATACTGGGCGAGATCGCGGCCGCCGACGCCAACGTGGTCGACGTCGAACACGGCCGGATGGCGCCGCGCCTCGGCATCGGCGAGGTCGAGATCGGGCTCACCGTGGAGACGCGCGGGCCGGCCCACGCCGCGAACGTGATGGGCCGGCTGCGTTCGGCGGGCTACCCGATCGTGTCCTCCGAGTGA
- a CDS encoding FIST signal transduction protein, with protein sequence MSRFGAAFAADPDAERAARHAAHGALGRVAGAPDLVVVAAALADPDCADQVAAAVAEQVAATGNERCAVIGAMAESVMGESSLGDAAEGDGLPGRGRTSVAVWAARLPGTRVRPFRLHSHRVSPPFESESASGSAPATMAVGGLPDPWPDERVGLLFADPYSFPVDGFLARCNTLLPDLPFVGGLAPGPAGYGSARLLLGADAYATGAVGVLLGGEVQAAIAVSQGCRPIGPAMTVTAAEGDLLLGLAGRPAYRRLREVLAEQSAEVRAQASTGLHLGIALNEYVDEHDSGDFLIRGVVGVDPETDGIRVGDHVEVGQTVRFQVRDAASAAEQLRKVLRATRARPGYQTIGGALLVSCNGRAAGLFPPPFGAGHDLHTVCSELGTAAVAGFFGTGEIGPVGGRNHLHGYTASVLAFADGD encoded by the coding sequence ATGAGCCGATTCGGTGCGGCGTTCGCCGCGGACCCCGACGCCGAACGGGCTGCCCGCCACGCCGCCCACGGCGCCCTCGGCCGGGTCGCGGGCGCGCCGGATCTGGTCGTGGTCGCCGCCGCGCTGGCCGACCCGGACTGCGCCGACCAGGTGGCCGCCGCGGTGGCCGAACAGGTCGCGGCCACCGGCAACGAGCGCTGCGCGGTGATCGGCGCGATGGCCGAGAGCGTGATGGGCGAGAGCAGCCTGGGCGACGCGGCGGAGGGCGACGGCCTGCCCGGACGCGGCCGTACGTCGGTCGCGGTGTGGGCCGCGCGGCTGCCGGGCACCCGGGTGCGCCCGTTCCGGCTGCACTCGCACCGGGTCTCGCCCCCCTTCGAGAGCGAGTCGGCGAGCGGGTCCGCGCCGGCCACCATGGCGGTCGGCGGCCTGCCCGACCCCTGGCCGGACGAGCGGGTGGGGCTGCTGTTCGCAGACCCCTACAGCTTCCCGGTGGACGGGTTCCTGGCGCGGTGCAACACGCTGCTGCCGGACCTGCCCTTCGTCGGCGGCCTGGCGCCCGGACCGGCCGGGTACGGCTCGGCCCGGCTGCTGCTCGGCGCCGACGCGTACGCCACCGGCGCGGTGGGTGTGCTGCTCGGCGGCGAGGTACAGGCGGCGATCGCGGTCAGCCAGGGCTGCCGGCCGATCGGCCCGGCCATGACGGTGACCGCGGCCGAGGGCGACCTGCTGCTCGGGCTGGCCGGACGGCCCGCCTACCGGCGGCTGCGCGAGGTCCTGGCCGAGCAGAGCGCCGAGGTCCGGGCGCAGGCCTCGACCGGGCTGCACCTGGGCATCGCGCTCAACGAATACGTGGACGAACACGACAGCGGCGACTTCCTGATCCGCGGCGTGGTCGGGGTGGACCCGGAGACGGACGGGATCCGGGTGGGCGACCACGTCGAGGTGGGCCAGACCGTGCGCTTCCAGGTGCGCGACGCGGCCAGCGCGGCCGAGCAGCTGCGCAAGGTACTGCGGGCGACGCGGGCCCGGCCGGGCTACCAGACCATAGGCGGTGCGCTGCTGGTCTCCTGCAACGGCCGGGCGGCCGGGCTCTTCCCGCCGCCGTTCGGGGCCGGGCACGACCTGCACACGGTGTGCTCCGAGCTGGGCACGGCCGCGGTCGCCGGGTTCTTCGGCACCGGCGAGATCGGACCGGTCGGCGGGCGCAACCACCTGCACGGCTACACCGCCTCGGTACTGGCCTTCGCCGACGGGGACTGA
- a CDS encoding cystathionine gamma-synthase, translating into MTQRDPLDGLGFSSLAIHAGQEPDPLTGAVVPPIYQVSTYKQDGVGGLRGGYEYSRSANPTRTALQECLAAIEGGRHGLAFASGLAAEDCLLRTVCNPGDHVVIPSDAYGGTFRLFAKVYERWGVTWTAADLSSVESVRAAIASVPGQTRAVWVETPSNPLLGVCDIAALAEAAHSAGALLVVDNTFATPYLQQPLALGADVVVHSTTKYIGGHSDVVGGALIAADDDLGARLAFHQNSMGAVAGPFDAWLTLRGIKTLGVRMDRHSANAQAVAEMLAEHPKVSAVLYPGLPSHPGHEVAVKQMRGFGGMVSFRHVEGEAAAVEVCNRARLFTLGESLGGVESLIEHPGRMTHASAAGSPLEVPGDLVRLSVGIEDLDDLLADLDQAL; encoded by the coding sequence ATGACGCAGCGCGATCCCCTCGACGGCCTCGGCTTCTCCTCGCTCGCCATTCACGCAGGCCAGGAGCCTGACCCGCTGACCGGCGCGGTGGTGCCGCCGATCTACCAGGTCTCCACCTACAAGCAGGACGGGGTCGGCGGGCTGCGCGGCGGCTACGAGTACTCGCGCTCGGCGAACCCGACCCGGACGGCGCTGCAGGAGTGCCTGGCGGCGATCGAGGGCGGGCGGCACGGGCTGGCCTTCGCCTCGGGGCTGGCGGCGGAGGACTGCCTGCTGCGGACGGTGTGCAACCCGGGGGACCACGTCGTGATCCCGTCCGACGCCTACGGCGGCACGTTCCGGCTGTTCGCCAAGGTCTACGAGCGGTGGGGGGTGACCTGGACCGCGGCGGACCTGTCCTCGGTGGAGTCGGTGCGCGCTGCTATCGCCTCGGTGCCCGGGCAGACCCGCGCGGTGTGGGTGGAGACGCCGTCGAACCCGCTGCTGGGGGTGTGCGACATCGCCGCGCTGGCGGAGGCGGCGCACTCGGCCGGGGCGCTGCTCGTGGTCGACAACACCTTCGCCACTCCTTATCTCCAGCAGCCGCTCGCGCTCGGCGCGGACGTGGTCGTGCACTCCACCACCAAGTACATCGGCGGGCACTCGGACGTGGTGGGCGGCGCGCTGATCGCGGCGGACGACGATCTCGGGGCGCGGCTGGCCTTCCACCAGAACTCGATGGGCGCGGTCGCAGGGCCCTTCGACGCGTGGCTGACCCTGCGCGGTATCAAGACCCTGGGTGTGCGGATGGACCGGCACAGCGCCAACGCGCAGGCGGTGGCCGAGATGCTGGCCGAGCATCCCAAGGTCTCCGCGGTGCTCTACCCCGGGCTGCCCTCGCACCCGGGGCACGAGGTTGCCGTGAAGCAGATGCGCGGCTTCGGCGGCATGGTCTCCTTCCGGCACGTGGAGGGCGAGGCGGCCGCGGTCGAGGTGTGCAACCGGGCTCGGCTCTTCACCCTCGGCGAGTCGCTGGGCGGGGTCGAGTCGCTGATCGAGCACCCGGGGCGGATGACGCACGCGTCCGCGGCCGGATCTCCGCTGGAGGTGCCGGGGGACCTGGTCCGGCTCTCGGTGGGGATCGAAGACCTCGACGACCTCCTCGCGGACCTGGACCAGGCGCTGTAA
- a CDS encoding ROK family protein: protein MQQQQLVLAIDIGGTKLAVGVVDEEGRVLESRRAPNPNPPTGDGETLLRALLALMDELRTDRAALSGIGIGCGGPMRWPAGEVSPLNIPSWRDFPLRARLAEEFKLPVRIHNDAICVAIAEHWRGAGVGADNVLGMVVSTGVGGGLILGGRLIDGASGNAGHIGHAIVHENEPVCRCGAVGCLEAIASGPNLAAWAYQQGWRSGFPVDQRTGRDLVDDARRGDPTAVAAMNRAGRALGIGIASATTLCDLDVVAIGGGLSQAGPLLFDPLEASLRERIGLEFARSVRVVPAGLGQESGLVGAAALIIHPERYWSADQG from the coding sequence ATGCAGCAGCAGCAGCTGGTCTTGGCGATCGACATCGGCGGAACGAAGCTCGCCGTGGGCGTGGTCGACGAAGAGGGGCGGGTGCTGGAGAGCCGGCGCGCGCCCAACCCCAACCCGCCCACCGGCGACGGGGAGACGCTGCTGCGGGCCCTGCTCGCGCTGATGGACGAGCTGAGGACGGATCGGGCGGCGCTGAGCGGCATCGGCATCGGCTGCGGCGGCCCGATGCGCTGGCCGGCCGGCGAGGTCTCCCCGCTCAACATCCCGAGCTGGCGCGACTTCCCGCTGCGGGCGCGGCTGGCCGAGGAGTTCAAGCTGCCGGTGCGCATCCACAACGACGCGATCTGCGTGGCCATCGCCGAACACTGGCGCGGAGCCGGGGTGGGCGCGGACAACGTGCTGGGCATGGTCGTCTCCACCGGCGTGGGCGGCGGCCTCATCCTCGGGGGCAGGCTGATCGACGGCGCGTCCGGCAACGCCGGGCACATCGGCCACGCGATCGTGCACGAGAACGAGCCGGTCTGCCGCTGCGGCGCGGTCGGCTGCCTGGAGGCGATCGCCTCGGGGCCGAACCTGGCCGCGTGGGCCTATCAGCAGGGCTGGCGCTCCGGCTTCCCGGTGGACCAGCGCACCGGACGCGACCTGGTCGACGACGCCCGCCGCGGCGACCCGACGGCCGTGGCCGCGATGAACCGGGCCGGGCGCGCGCTCGGCATCGGGATCGCGTCGGCCACGACGCTGTGCGACCTCGACGTGGTCGCGATAGGCGGCGGGCTCTCCCAGGCCGGGCCGCTGCTGTTCGACCCGCTCGAGGCCTCGCTGCGGGAACGGATCGGGCTGGAGTTCGCGCGCTCGGTGCGGGTGGTCCCGGCCGGTCTCGGGCAGGAGTCGGGGCTCGTCGGCGCGGCCGCGCTGATCATCCATCCGGAACGGTACTGGTCCGCGGATCAGGGCTGA
- the dapC gene encoding succinyldiaminopimelate transaminase, with protein sequence MDHRPRTLADRLPQFPWDRLAPYARKADVHPGGRVDLSVGTPVDPVPPVVRAALIEAADWPGYPVTRGTDALRAAALGWMERELGVVGDPGVLPVIGSKELVANLPTLLGLGAGDRVGYPVPAYPTYEIGALLAGAEPVPTPFGELPDAASGPAPRLIWLNSPANPHGQVLDVAQLREAVAWARANDAVLVSDECYVTLGWEGVQPVSVLHPSVCDGDFSGLLALHSLSKRSNLAGYRAAFLAGDPALLKDLLLVRMHGGMIMPGPVQAAVAAALADEAHAREQKERYLARRGVLRTALLAAGFRIEHSAAGLYLWATRGEPCWETIGALADLGILAAPGEIYGPGGEQHVRLALTATDERIESAAARLAALR encoded by the coding sequence ATGGACCACCGCCCTCGCACCCTGGCCGACCGGCTCCCGCAGTTCCCGTGGGACCGGCTGGCACCGTATGCCCGCAAGGCCGACGTGCATCCCGGCGGACGGGTGGACCTGTCCGTCGGGACGCCGGTCGATCCGGTCCCGCCGGTGGTGCGCGCCGCGCTGATCGAGGCCGCGGACTGGCCGGGCTACCCGGTCACCCGCGGCACCGACGCGCTGCGCGCCGCCGCGCTGGGCTGGATGGAACGGGAGCTCGGCGTCGTCGGCGATCCGGGTGTGCTCCCGGTGATCGGCTCCAAGGAGCTGGTCGCCAACCTGCCGACGCTGCTCGGCCTGGGCGCGGGAGACCGGGTCGGCTATCCGGTGCCGGCGTATCCGACCTATGAGATCGGCGCGCTGCTGGCCGGGGCCGAGCCGGTGCCGACGCCGTTCGGCGAACTGCCGGACGCGGCGTCAGGTCCGGCGCCGCGCCTGATCTGGCTCAACTCGCCGGCCAATCCGCACGGCCAGGTGCTCGACGTCGCGCAGCTGCGCGAAGCCGTGGCCTGGGCGCGGGCCAACGACGCGGTGCTCGTCTCGGACGAGTGCTACGTGACCTTGGGCTGGGAGGGCGTGCAGCCGGTCTCGGTGCTGCACCCGTCGGTGTGCGACGGGGACTTCTCCGGGCTGCTGGCGCTGCACTCGCTCTCGAAGCGCTCGAACCTGGCCGGATACCGGGCCGCGTTCCTGGCCGGCGATCCGGCCCTGCTCAAGGATCTGCTGCTGGTGCGCATGCACGGCGGGATGATCATGCCCGGTCCGGTGCAGGCCGCGGTGGCGGCGGCGCTGGCGGACGAGGCGCACGCGCGCGAGCAGAAGGAGCGCTACCTCGCCCGGCGCGGGGTGCTGCGCACGGCGTTGCTGGCAGCCGGGTTCCGGATCGAGCACTCCGCGGCAGGTCTGTACCTTTGGGCCACTCGCGGCGAGCCTTGCTGGGAGACGATCGGCGCGCTCGCGGATCTGGGCATCCTCGCCGCGCCCGGGGAGATCTACGGCCCGGGCGGCGAACAGCACGTGCGTCTCGCGCTCACGGCCACCGACGAGCGGATCGAGTCGGCGGCCGCGCGCCTGGCCGCGCTGCGCTGA
- a CDS encoding glycerophosphodiester phosphodiesterase, whose product MGERFRTRAAAWLVAALMLGMPAACAGSSARPEPRGAGAPGAGCDAPSVIAHRGETGDGRALPENSAQAELAAAAEGATYLNLDVRWTSDEVPVALHDATVDRTTSEQVPQTPVTSLTADQYTALNARAYAGDTGRGEVVSTVHPQTLAQMLAAVAPTGRPIIVQMEGDPYRSAAQPAQAFANLARVVERSAGSARVIVAGWTLADLAAFHAVAPRTPLAYLFETIGAPGYPAAPQLTAAGTRILYIDFRGVTAARVRRWHRGGLKVWVWTPSSRAQWQGMKADGVDAIATDWAQSYLAWAAPSRPCGAQY is encoded by the coding sequence GTGGGCGAACGGTTCCGGACCCGGGCCGCGGCCTGGCTCGTCGCTGCCCTGATGCTGGGTATGCCCGCGGCGTGCGCGGGCTCGTCGGCCCGGCCCGAGCCGCGCGGTGCCGGCGCGCCCGGCGCCGGATGTGACGCGCCGTCGGTCATCGCGCACCGCGGGGAGACCGGCGACGGCCGCGCGCTCCCGGAGAACTCGGCGCAGGCGGAGCTGGCGGCGGCCGCCGAGGGCGCGACGTACCTCAATCTCGACGTGCGCTGGACCAGCGACGAGGTGCCGGTGGCGCTGCACGACGCGACCGTCGACCGCACGACGTCCGAGCAGGTTCCGCAGACGCCGGTGACCTCACTGACGGCGGATCAGTACACAGCCCTGAACGCGCGTGCGTACGCGGGCGACACCGGCCGGGGCGAGGTCGTCTCGACGGTCCACCCCCAGACGCTCGCCCAGATGCTGGCCGCGGTGGCCCCGACGGGCCGGCCGATCATCGTGCAGATGGAGGGCGATCCGTACCGGTCGGCCGCGCAGCCGGCGCAGGCCTTCGCGAACCTCGCCCGGGTCGTCGAGCGCTCCGCCGGCTCCGCCCGCGTCATCGTGGCCGGCTGGACCCTGGCGGATCTGGCCGCGTTCCACGCCGTCGCTCCACGCACACCGCTGGCGTACCTGTTCGAGACGATCGGCGCGCCCGGATACCCGGCCGCCCCACAACTGACGGCCGCCGGGACGCGCATCCTTTACATCGACTTCCGCGGCGTCACCGCGGCGCGCGTGCGCCGATGGCACCGGGGCGGCTTGAAGGTGTGGGTGTGGACGCCCTCGTCGCGCGCGCAGTGGCAGGGGATGAAGGCCGACGGCGTGGACGCGATCGCGACGGACTGGGCGCAGTCGTACCTCGCCTGGGCCGCGCCGTCGCGGCCCTGCGGCGCGCAGTACTGA